The Nitrospirota bacterium region TGTCACAGGTATTGAAAATACAGGAGGATACAATTAGTGATGAGACTTCGCCTGATAACACTCCAACATGGGATTCTATGAATGCATTGTTGTTGGTTACTACTCTTGAGGACGAATACAAGGTAAAATTTACAGCACGTGATATAATCAGCGTAAAAAACGTAAGGGATATGAAGGAAAGTTTAAAACGTCATGGGATAATACTTACAGATAA contains the following coding sequences:
- a CDS encoding acyl carrier protein, with product MKRLKVILSQVLKIQEDTISDETSPDNTPTWDSMNALLLVTTLEDEYKVKFTARDIISVKNVRDMKESLKRHGIILTDN